The Sandaracinus amylolyticus genomic interval AGCCGTAGATCGAGCCCCGACGTCTCGCGCGCCTCGCGGAGCATCTTGCGGATCGGATGCGGGCAGTCGACGAGGATCAGCGCGCCCTCGCTCTCGATCGCGAACGACGTCGAGTACCAGCGCTCGGAGAACGCGTCCCCGACGCCGAGCGGCACGAGCCTCATCGCGCCTGCTCCGCGATGCGCGTGCGCAGGTGCGCCGCGATCGAAGGCGGGCACCACGGCTCGAGATCGTCGCCGCGCGCTGCGCGCGCCTTGAGCTCGGAGGACGAGACCTTCGCGAGGTGCGCCTCGGCAGGCAGCATGATCGTGCTGAGGTCCGGCGCGAGCTCGCGGTTCTGCCGCGCCAGATCGGTCTCCCACGCTGCATCCGCCGCGTCGCGCAGGCCGCGCACCAGGTGCGTCGCGCCGATCGCGCGGGCGTGCTCGATGACGAGCTTCGACGTCCACGCGACGCTCACCGTGGGCATCATCGCGAGCGCCTCCCGGATCATCGCGACGCGCTCGTCGGCGGTGAAGAGCGGCTTCTTGGTGGGATGCACCGCGACGAGCACGCGCACGTGCGCGAAGAGGCGCACGGCCTGGCGCACCACCGAGACGTGCCCCTCGGTGAGCGGATCGAACGTGCCGGCATACACCGCGATCGTCATGGCTCTCCTCTTCTTCACGCGAACGAGGGCGAGGTCGCGACCGGCACGCGCACGACGTCGGCGAGACCGATGACCGCGAGCGCGATCGCGAGCACGAAGTGACCGACGTACCCGAGGTGCTCGGCGCTGACACCGCCGAGCGCCGACGCGATGCCGGTCGCGAGCACGACGACGCTCGCCT includes:
- the coaD gene encoding pantetheine-phosphate adenylyltransferase; the encoded protein is MTIAVYAGTFDPLTEGHVSVVRQAVRLFAHVRVLVAVHPTKKPLFTADERVAMIREALAMMPTVSVAWTSKLVIEHARAIGATHLVRGLRDAADAAWETDLARQNRELAPDLSTIMLPAEAHLAKVSSSELKARAARGDDLEPWCPPSIAAHLRTRIAEQAR